The Dreissena polymorpha isolate Duluth1 chromosome 10, UMN_Dpol_1.0, whole genome shotgun sequence genome includes a region encoding these proteins:
- the LOC127847501 gene encoding uncharacterized protein LOC127847501 isoform X3, which produces MQRACAVFVLLLAMSAPGATRGASHEPRYKSEFTYDEQLLEKMIRMEAEMDKWETRMNEQLGQLTSLREHIDHLMKTEDSRLELIKEAYVESRNNLTALLSRADSQVQQLIEKIKKETATTPNILFKARRVKNETPSAGEIIVFEDVLYNHGSGYDRSSGVFIAPIGGTYLFTARLLSQSGGSVFFEINVNGSMNSNGALYGHQGHSYASADSVVRLLHGERVIIKSLYLNTIDNGSRLYGALASQSNEFTGVLLHV; this is translated from the exons ATGCAGCGTGCCTGTGCGGTGTTTGTGTTGCTGTTAGCGATGTCTGCTCCTGGTGCGACTCGGGGCGCCTCCCATGAGCCAAGGTACAAGTCAGAGTTCACGTACGATGAACAGCTTCTGGAGAAGATGATCCGAATGGAGGCAGAAATGGACAAGTGGGAGACACGGATGAATGAACAACTCGGGCAGCTAACGAGTCTACGGGAACACATTGACCACCTAATGAAGACCGAGGATTCCCGTCTGGAGCTCATAAAGGAGGCGTATGTGGAATCCCGTAACAACCTGACGGCACTGCTGTCTCGAGCTGATAGCCAAGTGCAGCAGCTTATAGAGAAGATTAAAAAAG AAACTGCGACAACACCGAATATCTTGTTCAAAGCGAGGCGAGTAAAGAACGAGACGCCTTCTGCTGGAGAGATCATCGTGTTCGAGGACGTTTTGTACAACCACGGTTCCGGGTACGACAGGTCCAGTGGCGTCTTCATTGCTCCTATTGGAGGAACTTACTTGTTTACCGCTCGGTTGTTGTCCCAGTCCGGCGGATCAGTGTTCTTTGAGATTAACGTGAACGGAAGCATGAATTCCAACGGGGCGCTTTATGGTCACCAAGGGCATAGCTACGCCTCTGCTGATTCCGTGGTCCGTTTGCTACATGGGGAAAGAGTGATTATCAAATCGCTTTATTTGAACACGATAGACAATGGTTCTCGGTTGTACGGGGCATTAGCCTCCCAAAGCAATGAATTCACCGGGGTACTACTGCACGTATAA